Proteins from a single region of Amycolatopsis sp. CA-230715:
- a CDS encoding ABC transporter permease: MVISKKVKYLLLAALVLGLAVLYFPLLVVLLNSFNTDTTFGWPPSGFTLEWWSRAISNDGAVSALWTSVQAGLAATAIALVLGTMAAFALQRYRFYGRNPVSLLIILPIALPGIVTGIALNNAFRTILGIDLGLFTAIVAHATFCVVVVFNNVVARLRRMGGNLEEASMDLGANGITTFRLVTFPMLRSALLAGGLLAFALSFDEIIVTTFTLGTGMETLPIWIYNNLFRPNQAPIVNVVAAVLIVASTVPVYLAQKLSGGDSASGGRL; encoded by the coding sequence GTGGTGATTTCGAAGAAGGTCAAGTACCTTCTGCTCGCGGCGCTGGTGCTCGGGCTCGCGGTGCTCTACTTCCCGCTGCTCGTGGTGCTGCTCAACTCGTTCAACACCGACACCACGTTCGGCTGGCCGCCTTCGGGGTTCACGCTGGAATGGTGGTCGCGCGCGATTTCGAACGACGGCGCGGTCAGTGCACTGTGGACGAGCGTGCAGGCGGGGCTCGCGGCCACCGCGATCGCGCTCGTGCTCGGCACGATGGCCGCGTTCGCGTTGCAGCGCTACCGCTTCTACGGCCGCAACCCGGTGTCGCTGCTGATCATCCTGCCGATCGCGCTGCCGGGGATCGTCACCGGTATCGCGCTCAACAACGCGTTCCGGACGATCCTCGGCATCGACCTCGGGCTGTTCACCGCGATCGTGGCGCACGCGACGTTCTGCGTCGTGGTGGTGTTCAACAACGTGGTGGCCAGGCTGCGGCGGATGGGCGGCAACCTCGAAGAGGCGTCGATGGACCTCGGCGCGAACGGCATCACCACGTTCCGGCTCGTCACCTTCCCGATGCTGCGCTCGGCTTTGCTCGCGGGTGGCCTGCTCGCGTTCGCGCTGTCGTTCGACGAGATCATCGTGACCACGTTCACCCTGGGCACCGGAATGGAAACGCTGCCGATCTGGATCTACAACAACCTGTTCCGGCCGAACCAGGCGCCAATCGTGAACGTCGTCGCGGCCGTGCTGATCGTCGCCTCGACGGTGCCGGTCTACTTGGCGCAGAAGCTTTCCGGCGGCGATTCGGCGAGCGGCGGGAGGCTGTGA
- a CDS encoding ABC transporter permease, protein MVSASSLSRFMYRKPRLRLGFLLSVPLLWLGIAYLGALAALFVTAFWHTDTFTGKVVTEWSFDNFVTLFHDAVYRSITLRTLGIAALVTVIDAVIAFPMAFYMAKFASRRARRLLVIAVMTPLWASYLVKAYAWRTMLSGNGVLHWLLAPFGMDGPGYGVLATVITLSYLWLPYMILPIYAGLERLPDSLVDASGDLGAKSFRTFRSVVLPLTFPAVVAGSIFTFSLSLGDYIAVKIVGGTSQMLGNVVYDNIGAANNLPFAATVATVPVVIMLVYLAAVRRTGALDNL, encoded by the coding sequence ATGGTTTCGGCGAGTTCGCTCTCCCGCTTCATGTACCGGAAACCGCGGCTGCGGCTGGGTTTCCTGCTGTCCGTGCCGCTGCTGTGGCTCGGCATCGCCTACCTCGGCGCGCTGGCGGCGCTGTTCGTCACCGCGTTCTGGCACACCGACACCTTCACCGGCAAGGTGGTCACCGAGTGGTCGTTCGACAACTTCGTCACGCTCTTCCACGACGCGGTGTACCGCTCGATCACGTTGCGCACACTGGGAATCGCGGCGCTGGTGACGGTGATCGACGCGGTGATCGCGTTCCCGATGGCCTTCTACATGGCGAAGTTCGCGTCGCGGCGAGCGCGGCGGCTGCTCGTGATCGCGGTGATGACCCCGCTGTGGGCGAGCTACCTGGTGAAGGCGTACGCGTGGCGGACCATGTTGTCCGGCAACGGAGTGCTGCACTGGCTGCTGGCACCGTTCGGAATGGACGGTCCGGGTTACGGTGTGCTGGCGACCGTGATCACGTTGTCCTACCTGTGGTTGCCGTACATGATCCTGCCGATCTACGCGGGGCTGGAACGCCTTCCTGACTCCCTTGTGGACGCTTCCGGTGATCTCGGCGCGAAGTCGTTCCGCACGTTCCGGTCGGTGGTCCTGCCGCTGACCTTCCCCGCCGTGGTGGCCGGTTCGATCTTCACCTTTTCGTTGTCGCTCGGGGACTACATCGCGGTGAAGATCGTCGGCGGCACCAGCCAGATGCTCGGCAACGTCGTCTACGACAACATCGGCGCGGCCAACAACCTGCCGTTCGCGGCGACCGTGGCCACCGTGCCCGTGGTGATCATGCTCGTCTACTTGGCCGCAGTGCGCCGAACCGGCGCGCTCGACAACCTGTAA
- a CDS encoding ABC transporter substrate-binding protein — translation MKNRKLAVAGLLGAGLLLAACGTSGSGSSSAPPGAQGFTPPTLEPLGQLGQPEGALNVLAWPGYAENGANDPKVNWVTPFEQETGCKVNVKPFGTSDEAVNLMKTGDYDVVSASGDASLRLVASGDVEPVNTSLVPNYADVYGFLKNKPWNSVNNVSYGVPHGWGANLLTWRTDKVTPPPNSWSVMFDQNSPYKGKVIAYDSPIYIADAALYLQKHQPELGIKDPYALDDKQFKAAVDLLKQQRPLVNEYWSDYLKESQALKNGDGVVGTAWQVTVNLTKSEGAPVESVLPTEGATGWSDTWMVSAKSKHKTCAYKWMNHIISPKVNAQVAEYFGEAPGNAKACAETTDKKHCDTYHAGDAEFAKKISYWTTPIAQCLDGRTDVKCKDYGEWTRAWTEIKG, via the coding sequence ATGAAGAACAGGAAGCTGGCGGTCGCCGGACTGCTCGGCGCGGGCCTGCTGCTCGCCGCCTGCGGCACTTCGGGAAGCGGTTCGTCCAGTGCGCCTCCCGGCGCGCAGGGGTTCACGCCACCCACGCTGGAGCCGCTCGGGCAGCTCGGCCAGCCCGAAGGCGCGCTGAACGTGCTGGCGTGGCCGGGATACGCGGAAAACGGCGCGAACGACCCGAAGGTCAACTGGGTCACGCCGTTCGAGCAGGAAACCGGCTGCAAGGTCAACGTCAAGCCGTTCGGGACCTCGGACGAGGCCGTCAACCTGATGAAGACCGGTGACTACGACGTGGTTTCCGCCTCCGGCGACGCGTCGTTGCGGCTGGTCGCCTCCGGTGACGTCGAGCCGGTGAACACCTCGCTCGTGCCGAACTACGCCGACGTGTACGGGTTCCTCAAGAACAAGCCGTGGAACAGCGTCAACAACGTCTCCTACGGCGTCCCGCACGGCTGGGGCGCGAACCTGCTCACCTGGCGCACCGACAAGGTGACCCCGCCGCCGAACTCGTGGTCGGTGATGTTCGACCAGAATTCGCCGTACAAGGGCAAAGTGATCGCCTACGACTCGCCCATCTACATCGCCGACGCCGCGCTGTATCTGCAGAAGCACCAGCCGGAGCTGGGCATCAAGGACCCGTACGCGTTGGACGACAAGCAGTTCAAGGCCGCGGTCGACCTGCTCAAGCAGCAGCGCCCGCTGGTGAACGAGTACTGGTCGGACTACCTCAAGGAAAGCCAGGCGCTCAAGAACGGCGACGGGGTGGTCGGCACCGCGTGGCAGGTCACCGTGAACCTCACGAAGAGCGAAGGCGCGCCGGTGGAATCAGTGCTGCCGACCGAAGGCGCCACCGGGTGGTCGGACACCTGGATGGTGTCGGCGAAGTCGAAGCACAAGACGTGCGCCTACAAGTGGATGAACCACATCATCTCGCCGAAGGTCAACGCGCAGGTCGCCGAGTACTTCGGCGAAGCACCCGGAAACGCCAAGGCGTGCGCGGAAACCACGGACAAGAAGCACTGCGACACCTACCACGCGGGTGACGCCGAGTTCGCCAAGAAGATCTCGTACTGGACCACCCCGATCGCCCAATGCCTCGACGGTCGCACCGACGTCAAGTGCAAGGACTACGGCGAGTGGACTCGTGCTTGGACCGAAATCAAGGGCTGA
- a CDS encoding ABC transporter ATP-binding protein gives MPNQSPAAAPEAALAATDVPAIRLRGLRKHFGDVHAVDGVDIDIAHGEFFSMLGPSGSGKTTVLRMIAGFELPTGGTIELHGEDVSRLAPFDRDVNTVFQDYALFPHLNVRQNVEYGLRVRRVPKAERRERAIEALRTVRLEEFGDRKPGQLSGGQRQRVALARALVNRPKVLLLDEPLGALDLKLRHTMQTELKQIQREVGITFIFVTHDQDEALTMSDRVAVFDGGRIEQVGTPREVYERPETAFVAGFVGTSNLLRGRGAESVLGKRGVFSIRPEKIRIDGDLSRTAAPGETSATGTVTNVVYAGATMRYEVSLDAGGRLSVVRQNDSPPPEFTDGRVRLSWSHEHNFPVSAPITSEVD, from the coding sequence ATGCCAAACCAATCACCCGCCGCCGCGCCGGAAGCCGCGCTCGCGGCCACCGACGTGCCCGCGATCCGGCTTCGCGGTCTGCGCAAGCACTTCGGCGACGTGCACGCCGTCGACGGGGTGGACATCGACATCGCGCACGGCGAGTTCTTCTCGATGCTCGGCCCGTCCGGTTCGGGCAAGACCACGGTGCTGCGCATGATCGCCGGGTTCGAGCTGCCGACCGGCGGCACGATCGAGCTGCACGGCGAGGACGTCAGCAGGCTCGCGCCGTTCGACCGCGACGTGAACACCGTCTTCCAGGACTACGCGTTGTTCCCGCACCTGAACGTGCGGCAGAACGTCGAATACGGGCTGCGCGTGCGGCGCGTGCCCAAGGCCGAGCGGCGGGAGCGCGCGATCGAAGCGCTCCGCACGGTGCGGCTGGAGGAGTTCGGCGACCGCAAACCGGGCCAGCTCTCCGGCGGGCAGCGGCAGCGGGTGGCGCTGGCCCGCGCGCTGGTGAACCGGCCCAAGGTGCTGCTGCTCGACGAACCGCTCGGCGCGCTGGACCTGAAGCTGCGGCACACCATGCAGACCGAGCTCAAGCAGATCCAGCGCGAGGTCGGCATCACGTTCATCTTCGTCACGCACGACCAGGACGAGGCGCTGACCATGAGCGACCGCGTCGCGGTGTTCGACGGCGGGCGCATCGAACAGGTCGGCACCCCGCGCGAGGTGTACGAGCGGCCGGAGACCGCGTTCGTCGCCGGGTTCGTCGGCACCTCGAACCTGCTTCGCGGCCGTGGCGCGGAAAGCGTGCTCGGCAAGCGCGGCGTGTTCAGCATCAGACCCGAGAAGATCCGCATCGACGGCGATCTGTCCCGCACCGCCGCGCCGGGGGAGACCAGTGCCACCGGCACGGTCACGAACGTCGTCTACGCCGGGGCGACCATGCGCTACGAGGTTTCCCTCGACGCGGGCGGCAGGCTTTCGGTGGTGCGCCAGAACGATTCCCCGCCGCCGGAGTTCACCGACGGCAGGGTGCGGCTGAGCTGGTCGCACGAGCACAACTTCCCCGTCTCCGCCCCCATAACGTCCGAAGTGGACTGA
- a CDS encoding gamma-aminobutyraldehyde dehydrogenase, which produces MRQLNHFIGGAYAEPAGRVAEIVDPVTGRAFCTAPVAGPEEVDHALRVAAKAFESWRETTPAQRQLALLKIADVLEERAEEIVRVESENTGKPLALTMSEEIPMVLDQVRFFAGAARVLEGRAAGEYLEGFTSYVRREPVGVCAQVTPWNYPLLMAIWKIAPALAAGNTIVLKPSDTTPCSTLLLAEICGEFLPPGVFNVVCGDRDTGRALVEHEIPAMVSITGSARAGIEVAGAAANDVKRVHLELGGKAPVVVFADADLEAAAAAIAEAGYFNAGQDCTAATRVLVDDEVHDEFVAALTRVAEAAKTGKPDDETVAFGPLNNADQLSKVDGFIRRLPAHATVHCGGRRAGSEGYFYEATVVSGVRQDDEISQHEVFGPVITVQRFSGEADALASANGVPYALASSVWTKDHQRALRMSAKLDFGCVWINTHIPLIAEMPHGGFKKSGYGKDLSLYGLEDYTRVKHVMSAL; this is translated from the coding sequence GTGCGGCAGCTCAACCACTTCATCGGCGGTGCCTACGCCGAACCGGCAGGCAGGGTCGCCGAGATCGTCGATCCGGTGACGGGGCGCGCCTTCTGCACCGCGCCCGTCGCGGGCCCCGAGGAGGTCGACCACGCGCTCCGGGTCGCCGCGAAGGCGTTCGAGAGCTGGCGCGAGACCACTCCGGCCCAGCGGCAGCTCGCGTTGCTGAAGATCGCCGACGTCCTCGAAGAACGGGCCGAGGAGATCGTGCGCGTCGAGTCGGAGAACACCGGGAAACCGCTCGCGCTCACGATGTCCGAAGAGATTCCGATGGTGCTGGACCAGGTCCGGTTCTTCGCGGGCGCGGCGCGCGTGCTCGAAGGGCGGGCGGCGGGGGAGTATCTAGAGGGGTTCACCTCGTACGTGCGCCGCGAGCCCGTCGGCGTCTGCGCGCAGGTCACGCCGTGGAACTACCCGCTGCTGATGGCGATCTGGAAGATCGCGCCCGCGCTCGCCGCCGGGAACACCATCGTGCTCAAGCCGTCGGACACCACGCCCTGTTCGACGCTGCTGCTCGCCGAGATCTGCGGCGAATTCCTCCCGCCGGGCGTGTTCAACGTGGTGTGCGGCGACCGCGACACCGGGCGCGCGCTCGTCGAGCACGAGATTCCCGCGATGGTCTCGATCACCGGGTCCGCGCGGGCGGGGATCGAGGTCGCGGGCGCGGCGGCGAACGACGTCAAGCGCGTGCACCTCGAACTCGGCGGCAAGGCGCCGGTGGTGGTCTTCGCCGACGCCGATCTCGAAGCCGCGGCCGCCGCGATCGCCGAGGCCGGGTACTTCAACGCCGGCCAGGACTGCACCGCGGCCACCCGCGTGCTCGTCGACGACGAGGTGCACGACGAGTTCGTCGCCGCGCTCACCCGCGTGGCCGAAGCGGCGAAGACCGGGAAACCCGATGACGAGACCGTCGCGTTCGGACCGCTGAACAACGCCGACCAGCTGAGCAAAGTGGACGGTTTCATCCGCAGACTCCCCGCGCACGCGACAGTCCACTGTGGAGGTCGCAGAGCGGGCTCGGAAGGCTACTTCTACGAAGCCACCGTGGTTTCCGGCGTGCGGCAGGACGACGAGATCAGCCAGCACGAGGTGTTCGGCCCGGTGATCACCGTGCAGCGGTTCTCCGGTGAGGCCGACGCGCTCGCCTCCGCCAACGGCGTTCCGTACGCGCTCGCGTCCTCGGTGTGGACGAAGGACCACCAGCGCGCGCTCCGGATGTCCGCGAAGCTCGACTTCGGCTGCGTCTGGATCAACACGCACATCCCGCTGATCGCCGAGATGCCGCACGGCGGGTTCAAGAAATCGGGCTACGGCAAGGATCTCTCGCTCTACGGGCTCGAGGACTACACCAGGGTCAAGCACGTGATGAGCGCGTTGTGA
- a CDS encoding FadR/GntR family transcriptional regulator, with the protein MGQGMSHTARSAMFAPLGQPGRVEAVTARLVDAITLGLLSDGEQLPSEADLAGLFGVSTVTIREALVALRQQGLVETRRGRSGGSFVKAPGEPTLATWRDRLSTVSLSDLRDVGDHYLAIAGAAAKLAAERATREDVERLELATEDVRTATGVAISRAERQFHLEVAAAAQSPRLTHQEVRLQGEHGGLLWLPFATADEPRRAAHAEHRAITAAIARGDGDLARKLTEEHILDAIDRLAEVHFDLLAP; encoded by the coding sequence ATGGGCCAGGGCATGTCGCACACCGCGCGATCCGCCATGTTCGCGCCGCTCGGCCAGCCGGGCCGGGTCGAGGCGGTCACCGCGCGGCTCGTCGACGCGATCACCCTCGGCCTGCTCTCCGACGGCGAACAGCTCCCGAGCGAAGCCGATCTCGCCGGGCTCTTCGGCGTCTCCACGGTGACCATCAGGGAGGCGCTGGTCGCGCTGCGGCAGCAAGGTCTCGTCGAAACCCGGCGCGGCCGCAGCGGCGGCAGCTTCGTCAAGGCACCCGGCGAGCCCACGCTCGCGACCTGGCGGGACCGGCTCAGCACGGTGTCGCTCAGCGATCTGCGCGACGTCGGCGACCACTACCTCGCGATCGCGGGCGCCGCCGCGAAACTGGCCGCCGAACGCGCCACGCGGGAGGACGTCGAGCGGCTCGAACTCGCGACCGAGGACGTCCGCACCGCCACCGGGGTCGCGATCTCGCGCGCCGAACGGCAGTTCCACCTCGAGGTCGCGGCCGCGGCCCAGTCACCGCGGCTGACCCACCAGGAGGTACGGCTCCAGGGCGAGCACGGCGGCCTGCTCTGGCTGCCGTTCGCCACCGCCGACGAGCCGAGACGGGCGGCGCACGCCGAGCACCGCGCGATCACGGCCGCGATCGCACGCGGCGACGGCGACCTGGCCAGGAAACTGACCGAGGAACACATCCTCGACGCGATAGACCGGTTGGCAGAGGTGCACTTCGACCTTCTGGCCCCGTAA
- a CDS encoding cache domain-containing protein, translating into MNDTRTQAGDEIVEQVSALVEGVFDRLKPVLTDVEALLGDAGARASDLDRLRPRVVDCLGGLVVGAGFVAAPDILADQRFGFEWWTSDPAGGPPSQLFISLDPASPTFLDYTRQSWFTVPRDTGKRHINGPYVDYLCTDEYTLTFTVPARRDGVFAGVVGADVFVRQVERALQPKLRPLGGRAALVNAQGRVIVSNSARLATGSLLRDVDVPRWWTAGAEPVAALRRCGDTPIALATP; encoded by the coding sequence GTGAACGACACGCGCACGCAAGCGGGCGACGAGATCGTCGAGCAGGTTTCCGCGCTGGTGGAAGGTGTTTTCGACCGGTTGAAGCCGGTGCTGACCGACGTGGAGGCCCTGCTCGGTGACGCGGGCGCCCGCGCGTCGGATCTCGACCGGCTGCGCCCCAGGGTCGTCGACTGCCTCGGCGGGCTGGTGGTCGGCGCCGGGTTCGTCGCGGCCCCGGACATCCTCGCCGACCAGCGGTTCGGCTTCGAATGGTGGACGAGCGACCCCGCGGGCGGCCCGCCGTCGCAGCTGTTCATCAGCCTCGACCCGGCGAGCCCCACCTTTCTCGACTACACGCGGCAGTCGTGGTTCACGGTGCCGAGGGACACCGGCAAGCGGCACATCAACGGCCCGTACGTCGACTACCTCTGCACCGACGAGTACACGCTCACCTTCACCGTGCCCGCGCGGCGCGACGGCGTGTTCGCCGGTGTCGTGGGCGCGGACGTGTTCGTGCGGCAGGTCGAACGCGCGCTGCAGCCGAAGCTGCGCCCGCTCGGCGGACGCGCCGCGCTCGTCAACGCGCAGGGCCGCGTGATCGTGTCCAACAGCGCGCGGCTGGCCACCGGCTCGCTCCTGCGCGACGTCGACGTGCCGCGCTGGTGGACCGCGGGCGCCGAACCGGTCGCCGCGCTCCGCCGCTGCGGCGACACCCCCATCGCACTCGCCACGCCTTAG
- a CDS encoding ABC transporter ATP-binding protein: protein MAARNIPPKPEFETSGLRMRYGTTDVLHGVDLHARRGEVLGLLGPNGAGKTTTIEILEGFRKRSAGEVRVLGVDPDEGGEQWRARLGIVLQSWRDHAKWRVRELLDHLGRYYAPYGTPTRPRPYDADELIALVGLTEHARTPVGRLSGGQRRRFDVAVGLVGKPDLLFLDEPTVGFDPQARQDFHELVRALSSREDTTILLTTHDLDEAEKLCDRIVLLLGGRIVADGTPAELAARVSGKDEVAYRVAGESFVDSVADATAHVRGLFDRHGDALSDLAVRRVRLEDVYLSMVREFESGARTEAPAELAEVTA from the coding sequence ATGGCTGCACGGAACATTCCTCCTAAACCAGAGTTCGAAACCAGCGGGCTGCGGATGCGCTACGGCACCACCGACGTGCTGCACGGCGTGGACCTCCACGCCCGCCGAGGCGAGGTACTCGGCCTGCTCGGCCCGAACGGGGCGGGCAAGACCACCACGATCGAAATACTCGAAGGCTTCCGGAAGCGGTCCGCCGGCGAAGTGCGCGTGCTCGGCGTGGATCCCGACGAAGGCGGCGAACAGTGGCGCGCGCGGCTCGGCATCGTGCTGCAGTCTTGGCGCGACCACGCGAAATGGCGCGTCCGCGAACTGCTCGACCACCTCGGCCGCTACTACGCGCCATACGGGACACCCACCCGGCCAAGGCCCTACGACGCCGACGAACTGATCGCGCTGGTCGGCCTCACCGAGCACGCGCGCACCCCCGTCGGCAGGCTCTCCGGTGGGCAGCGGCGGCGGTTCGACGTGGCCGTCGGGCTCGTCGGCAAACCCGATCTGCTCTTCCTCGACGAGCCGACGGTCGGCTTCGATCCGCAAGCGCGCCAAGACTTCCACGAACTGGTGCGCGCGCTGTCCTCGCGCGAGGACACCACGATCCTGCTCACCACGCACGACCTCGACGAGGCGGAAAAGCTGTGCGACCGCATCGTGCTCCTGCTCGGCGGGCGGATCGTCGCCGACGGCACGCCGGCCGAGCTGGCCGCGCGAGTGTCTGGAAAGGACGAAGTCGCCTACCGGGTCGCCGGTGAATCCTTTGTGGACTCGGTGGCCGACGCGACCGCGCACGTGCGCGGCCTCTTCGATCGGCACGGTGACGCGCTGAGCGACCTGGCGGTGCGCAGGGTCCGGCTCGAGGACGTCTACCTGAGCATGGTGCGGGAGTTCGAATCCGGCGCCCGCACCGAAGCGCCCGCCGAGCTGGCGGAGGTGACGGCATGA